One Gloeothece verrucosa PCC 7822 DNA window includes the following coding sequences:
- a CDS encoding UPF0175 family protein, with product MSLQISIPDSILQALRLPEKRIEQELLHELAVALYCQELLSFGKARELAQMDKYEFGRLLAQRDVVRHYSSEELEDDLAYARRQ from the coding sequence ATGAGCTTACAGATCTCTATTCCCGATTCCATTCTCCAGGCACTTCGTCTACCAGAAAAGCGCATCGAACAAGAACTTTTACATGAGTTAGCTGTTGCTCTTTACTGCCAAGAGTTATTATCCTTCGGCAAAGCTAGAGAATTAGCTCAGATGGATAAGTACGAATTTGGGCGGCTGCTTGCCCAACGGGATGTTGTGCGGCACTATAGCTCTGAGGAATTGGAAGACGATCTTGCCTATGCCCGCCGTCAGTAA
- a CDS encoding putative toxin-antitoxin system toxin component, PIN family translates to MIKIVIDTNVLISALLFKNSIPFEAVKLAEKKAIILYSQATLDELEQVLYRKKFNKYLSLEERQLFLLKFMTSSEFVSSTETITICRDEKDNKFLELAVSGNANIIVTGDLDLLVLNPFQTIEIITPDVFINQYS, encoded by the coding sequence ATGATTAAAATAGTAATAGATACTAATGTTTTGATTAGTGCATTGCTATTTAAAAATTCTATCCCTTTTGAGGCTGTAAAATTAGCGGAGAAAAAAGCTATTATTTTATACTCTCAAGCAACATTAGATGAATTAGAGCAAGTTCTATATCGTAAAAAATTTAACAAGTATCTTTCTTTAGAAGAAAGGCAATTATTTTTGCTAAAATTCATGACTTCATCAGAATTTGTTTCTAGCACCGAAACAATAACAATTTGCCGAGATGAAAAAGATAATAAATTTTTAGAATTAGCCGTTAGCGGTAATGCTAATATCATTGTAACAGGAGATTTAGATTTGTTAGTTTTAAATCCTTTTCAAACCATAGAAATTATAACTCCTGATGTGTTTATTAATCAATATTCATGA
- a CDS encoding NB-ARC domain-containing protein yields MKQKLLDDNTAQTGTLVISAIYGLGGIGKSTLAAALCYEPAVQSHFPDGILWATLGQEPDLLSLVCSWIERLGDYSYKPTTVEVASIHLRTLLYEQSVLLVVDDVWNPEDVEPFRVGGAGCRVLVTTREAKILGAERYDLDVMTPEQAEALLTHAWRAKLTEKQKKQAQTLAKTVGYLPLALELAAAQAADGVSLRELIEDLQGETARLETLDLYGAEDIPQEEKRKKYSLLASFNLSLGRLSKDYLDKFAWLGIVPEDVSITSQMAATLWNCQPRKARESLRYLRAKALLLSGVSTEEESSYRLHDLVHDLARKKLTELGLSLEAAHQQFLNYYRAKTEGGLWHTLPDDGYIHAHLTWHLQKAGLSAEIHQLLQEETEEGANGWYWACDSLGKTSIFMQDAAQAWELADEKEWEGVGLQVRYALITSSLNSLAGNIPPELMAALIEQKKWTPAQGLAYTLQIQDQKKLAEAIAAIAPYLPSSLLSEAVSVARSIEDEKYRAFTLRKLVAHLAKVSIEEAVSLARSIKDKIDRAIALRELVAHLAKVSIEKAVSVARSIEHEFDRAIALRKLVAHRPELIEEAVSLTRSIENKFYRAIALSELVAHRPELIEEAISVARSIEDEFDRAIALRKLVAHRPELIEEAISVARSIEDEFDRAIALRGLVAHRPELIEEAISVARSIKDDIYRVFALRGLVAHRPKLIEEAISVARSIESEYFRARALSELVAHRPELIEETVSLTRSIKDKSYRARALSELVAHLAKVSIEEAVSLACSIESEYFRARALSELVAHRPELIEEAISLARFMEDEYDRASVLRELVAHLAKVSIEEAVSLACSIESEYFRARALSELVAHLAEVSIKETVCLARSIESEYFRVFALSELVAHRPELIEEVVSVARSIEDEFDRDDALSKLVAHLAEVSIKEAVSLARSIESGYLRASALRELVAHLAEVSIEEAVSVAHSIEFGYLQASALSELVAHRPELIEEAVSLARSIEDEFDRASVLRELVAHLAKVSIEKAVCFARSIKDKSDRARALSELIAHQPELIEEALSVARSIKDKLKRAATFSKMLPQIISTGINFALWKEILHLLACRERRDFLQDIKNLTPVILQFSGKEAIKEVFRAIQDVGRWWN; encoded by the coding sequence ATCAAACAAAAGTTACTCGATGATAACACCGCTCAGACCGGAACATTAGTCATCAGTGCAATTTATGGGTTAGGGGGTATTGGGAAATCTACCTTAGCCGCCGCTTTATGCTACGAGCCGGCGGTACAGTCACATTTTCCCGATGGTATTCTCTGGGCGACTTTAGGACAAGAACCGGATTTATTGTCTTTAGTTTGTAGCTGGATAGAAAGACTTGGAGATTATAGCTATAAACCGACTACTGTAGAAGTCGCATCAATACACCTGCGGACGTTACTTTATGAGCAGTCGGTATTGTTAGTAGTGGATGATGTATGGAACCCTGAAGATGTAGAACCTTTTCGGGTAGGGGGTGCGGGTTGTCGGGTGTTGGTGACGACGCGAGAAGCGAAAATATTGGGAGCAGAACGGTATGATTTAGATGTGATGACTCCAGAACAAGCAGAAGCGTTACTGACTCATGCTTGGCGGGCAAAGTTGACAGAAAAGCAAAAAAAACAGGCTCAAACTTTAGCGAAAACTGTAGGTTATTTACCGTTAGCGTTGGAATTAGCGGCGGCTCAAGCGGCTGATGGGGTATCCTTGAGAGAGTTAATTGAAGATTTACAAGGGGAAACAGCAAGGTTAGAAACTTTAGATCTTTATGGCGCGGAAGATATACCCCAAGAAGAAAAGCGGAAAAAATATAGTCTTTTGGCTTCTTTTAATCTCAGTTTGGGACGGTTATCAAAGGATTATTTAGATAAGTTTGCTTGGTTAGGAATAGTGCCAGAAGATGTAAGCATTACTTCCCAGATGGCGGCTACTCTCTGGAATTGTCAACCTCGAAAGGCGCGGGAGAGTTTGCGATATTTACGGGCTAAGGCGTTATTATTATCAGGAGTATCCACAGAAGAAGAGTCAAGTTATCGCCTTCATGACTTAGTACATGATTTAGCCCGAAAAAAGTTAACCGAATTAGGGTTATCCCTAGAAGCCGCACATCAACAGTTTTTAAATTATTATCGCGCAAAGACTGAAGGGGGGTTATGGCATACTCTCCCCGATGATGGGTATATTCATGCTCATCTCACTTGGCATTTACAAAAGGCGGGTTTATCAGCAGAAATACACCAGTTATTACAGGAAGAAACGGAAGAGGGGGCTAATGGGTGGTATTGGGCTTGTGATAGCTTGGGGAAAACGAGTATCTTTATGCAAGATGCGGCTCAAGCTTGGGAGTTGGCAGATGAGAAGGAATGGGAGGGAGTCGGGTTACAGGTTCGTTATGCTTTGATTACGTCGAGTTTGAATAGTTTGGCGGGGAATATTCCCCCTGAGTTAATGGCGGCTTTAATTGAGCAGAAAAAATGGACACCCGCCCAAGGTTTAGCATACACTTTGCAGATACAGGATCAGAAAAAATTGGCTGAAGCTATAGCCGCTATAGCTCCTTATTTACCTTCATCCTTACTTTCTGAAGCGGTTTCTGTGGCTCGCTCGATAGAGGATGAAAAATACCGAGCTTTTACATTGAGAAAACTGGTTGCTCATCTAGCAAAAGTATCCATCGAGGAAGCGGTTTCTCTTGCTCGCTCTATCAAGGATAAGATTGACCGAGCTATTGCATTGAGAGAACTGGTTGCTCATCTGGCAAAAGTATCCATCGAGAAAGCGGTTTCTGTTGCTCGTTCTATCGAGCATGAGTTTGACCGAGCTATTGCATTGAGAAAACTGGTTGCTCATCGGCCAGAATTAATCGAGGAAGCGGTTTCTCTTACTCGCTCTATCGAGAATAAGTTTTATCGAGCTATTGCATTGAGTGAACTGGTTGCTCATCGGCCAGAATTAATCGAGGAAGCTATATCTGTAGCTCGCTCTATCGAGGATGAGTTCGACCGAGCTATTGCCTTGAGAAAACTGGTTGCTCATCGGCCAGAATTAATCGAGGAAGCTATATCTGTAGCTCGCTCTATCGAGGATGAGTTCGACCGAGCTATTGCCTTGAGAGGACTGGTTGCTCATCGGCCAGAATTAATCGAGGAAGCTATATCTGTAGCTCGCTCTATCAAGGATGATATTTACCGAGTTTTTGCCTTGAGAGGACTGGTTGCTCATCGGCCAAAATTAATCGAGGAAGCTATATCTGTAGCTCGCTCTATCGAGTCTGAATATTTCCGAGCTAGAGCCTTAAGTGAACTGGTTGCTCATCGGCCAGAATTAATTGAGGAAACGGTTTCTCTTACTCGCTCTATCAAGGATAAGTCTTACCGAGCTAGAGCATTGAGTGAACTGGTTGCTCATCTGGCAAAAGTATCCATTGAGGAAGCGGTTTCTCTTGCTTGCTCTATCGAGTCTGAATATTTCCGAGCTAGAGCATTAAGTGAACTGGTTGCTCATCGGCCAGAATTAATTGAGGAAGCGATTTCTCTTGCTCGCTTTATGGAGGATGAGTATGACCGAGCTAGTGTATTGAGAGAACTGGTTGCTCATCTGGCAAAAGTATCTATCGAGGAAGCGGTTTCTCTTGCTTGCTCTATCGAGTCTGAATATTTCCGAGCTAGAGCCTTAAGTGAACTGGTTGCTCATCTGGCAGAAGTATCCATCAAGGAAACTGTTTGTCTTGCTCGCTCTATCGAGTCTGAATATTTCCGAGTTTTTGCATTGAGTGAACTGGTTGCTCATCGGCCAGAATTAATCGAGGAAGTGGTTTCTGTTGCTCGCTCTATCGAGGATGAGTTCGACCGAGATGATGCATTGAGTAAACTGGTTGCTCATCTGGCAGAAGTATCCATCAAGGAAGCGGTTTCTCTTGCTCGCTCTATCGAGTCTGGGTATCTCCGAGCTAGTGCATTAAGGGAACTGGTTGCTCATCTGGCAGAAGTATCCATCGAGGAAGCGGTTTCTGTTGCTCACTCTATCGAGTTTGGGTATCTCCAAGCTAGTGCATTGAGTGAACTGGTTGCTCATCGGCCAGAATTAATCGAGGAAGCGGTTTCTCTTGCTCGCTCTATCGAGGATGAGTTCGACCGAGCTAGTGTATTGAGAGAACTGGTTGCTCATCTAGCAAAAGTATCCATCGAGAAAGCAGTTTGTTTTGCTCGCTCTATCAAGGACAAGTCTGACCGAGCTAGAGCATTGAGTGAATTGATTGCTCATCAGCCAGAATTAATCGAGGAAGCTCTATCTGTGGCTCGATCAATTAAAGATAAATTAAAACGTGCCGCAACCTTTAGCAAAATGCTACCTCAAATAATTTCTACAGGAATCAACTTTGCTCTCTGGAAAGAAATACTACACCTATTAGCCTGTCGTGAGCGCCGAGACTTCTTGCAAGATATAAAAAATTTAACTCCTGTCATCCTTCAGTTTAGCGGCAAAGAAGCTATAAAAGAAGTTTTTCGAGCAATTCAAGATGTCGGGCGTTGGTGGAACTAA
- a CDS encoding SDH family Clp fold serine proteinase, with protein sequence MTEHLSSNKKVNQPPVFFEETQNLISHLQEKLNSTVLVYWTSPVGSICQNDVEALQDILQKIGFQKEIYLFLKSNGGSGLASLRIVHLLRHYTECLKILIPLGCASAATMIALGADEIYMGPLAFLTAIDTSITHDLSPVDTFNNLVSVSQDELTRVINLWRKEAKSDDSNPYQSLFNYIHPLVVGAVDRASSLSIKVCTEILSYHIKDKYKAEKISNHLNSEYPSHSYPITIEEAKRIGLPILPLEPEINKLLLNLNKYYSEMGQKAFTYFDEQNYHNNEILNILEGENIQVYYQNDVDWHYRPEERRWSRLNDDSSWRKTERKGDQIEQTLFYI encoded by the coding sequence ATGACTGAACATCTATCTTCCAACAAAAAAGTCAATCAGCCGCCTGTTTTTTTTGAAGAAACGCAAAATTTAATTAGCCATTTACAGGAAAAATTAAATTCAACCGTTTTAGTGTATTGGACTTCGCCGGTGGGAAGTATTTGTCAAAATGATGTAGAAGCCTTACAAGATATATTACAAAAAATCGGCTTTCAAAAGGAAATTTATTTATTTCTAAAATCTAATGGCGGCTCAGGATTAGCCTCTTTAAGAATCGTTCATTTATTGCGGCATTATACCGAATGCTTAAAAATTTTAATCCCTCTAGGTTGTGCCTCTGCGGCAACCATGATTGCTCTAGGAGCCGATGAAATTTATATGGGTCCGTTAGCCTTTTTAACAGCTATAGATACCTCTATTACTCATGATTTATCGCCAGTAGATACGTTTAATAATTTAGTATCCGTCAGTCAAGACGAATTAACGCGAGTCATTAATCTTTGGCGCAAGGAAGCTAAAAGTGATGATAGTAACCCCTATCAAAGCTTATTTAATTATATTCATCCTTTAGTAGTTGGGGCAGTTGATAGAGCGAGTTCTCTTTCCATTAAAGTTTGTACAGAAATCCTATCATATCATATTAAAGATAAATATAAAGCCGAAAAAATCAGTAATCATTTAAATTCTGAATATCCATCTCATAGTTATCCTATTACCATTGAAGAAGCCAAAAGAATTGGATTGCCCATACTGCCGTTAGAACCCGAAATCAATAAACTCTTATTAAACCTCAATAAATATTATTCAGAAATGGGGCAAAAAGCTTTTACCTATTTTGATGAACAGAATTATCATAATAATGAAATTCTAAATATTTTAGAAGGAGAAAATATTCAGGTATATTACCAAAATGACGTAGACTGGCACTATCGCCCTGAAGAAAGACGGTGGTCACGCTTAAATGATGACAGTTCTTGGCGCAAAACAGAACGAAAAGGCGATCAAATAGAGCAAACATTATTCTATATTTAG
- a CDS encoding solute carrier family 26 protein produces MTKLMPGLKRLKSYQTAWLKADLLAGVTVAAYLIPQCMAYGELAGVEPVVGLWAILPPMMLYTLFGSSPQLSVGPESTTAVMTAAAISALSVSDGSNYASLASVLAGVVGLVCIIGYGFRLGFLANLLSKPILIGYMAGVAIIMISGQLGKISGISLKSETVLGEVREFFAKTDLIHGPTLILALLVLVFLFTIARYFPNAPGPLFAVLLATGAVALFKLDQYGVAVVGTIPAGLPHFALPVIPVEEFVPLIASAIGIAIVGYSDNVLTARAFASRNHYKINANQELLALGIANLGNGLMQGFPISSSGSRTTIGDSLGTKSQVFSLVALIVVVFVLLFLRPVLALFPKAALGAIVIYAATKLIEIPEFIRLKNFRRTELALALATSFGVLFTDILVGVAIAVGLSILDLFARVAHPHDAVLGEVRGMPGLHDIADWSDTKTIPGLVLYRYDAPLCFANVEDFKRRAMEAIEAEIEPVEWFVLDTEAIVELDITAVDTLEEFYNELKQRNITLAMARVKQDLYVQLQRSGLLTLISSDHVYFTLHTAIIGFYERHETEN; encoded by the coding sequence ATGACTAAACTGATGCCAGGCTTAAAACGATTAAAGTCTTACCAAACAGCTTGGTTAAAAGCCGATCTATTAGCAGGAGTGACAGTAGCGGCTTATCTCATTCCTCAATGTATGGCCTATGGAGAATTAGCCGGGGTAGAACCTGTAGTAGGACTATGGGCAATTTTACCACCTATGATGCTTTATACCTTATTTGGGTCATCTCCTCAACTATCTGTGGGTCCAGAATCTACCACTGCGGTAATGACAGCCGCCGCTATTTCTGCTTTAAGCGTTAGCGATGGAAGCAACTATGCAAGTTTAGCGTCGGTACTGGCCGGAGTAGTCGGACTGGTGTGTATCATTGGTTATGGGTTTCGCTTAGGATTTTTGGCTAACTTGCTGTCTAAGCCGATTTTAATCGGTTATATGGCAGGAGTCGCAATCATTATGATTTCAGGCCAACTCGGCAAAATTAGCGGGATTTCCTTGAAATCAGAAACAGTCTTAGGAGAAGTAAGGGAATTTTTCGCAAAAACAGACCTAATTCATGGGCCCACATTGATCTTAGCCCTATTAGTATTAGTTTTTTTATTTACCATTGCGCGTTATTTTCCCAATGCGCCCGGGCCACTATTTGCCGTATTACTAGCAACCGGAGCAGTCGCTCTTTTTAAATTAGATCAATATGGGGTCGCAGTGGTAGGGACAATTCCAGCCGGGTTACCTCATTTTGCCCTGCCGGTTATCCCGGTTGAGGAATTTGTGCCCTTGATAGCCTCAGCTATTGGTATTGCTATAGTGGGTTATTCAGATAATGTGTTAACCGCAAGAGCATTTGCCAGTCGTAATCACTACAAAATTAATGCAAATCAAGAACTATTAGCTTTAGGAATTGCTAACTTAGGCAACGGATTGATGCAGGGTTTTCCTATTAGCAGTAGTGGGAGTCGTACTACTATTGGAGATTCTTTAGGAACTAAAAGTCAAGTATTCTCTTTAGTGGCTTTAATAGTGGTTGTTTTTGTCTTATTATTTTTACGCCCTGTGCTGGCACTTTTTCCTAAAGCCGCATTAGGAGCAATAGTCATTTATGCCGCTACTAAATTAATAGAAATCCCCGAATTTATCAGACTAAAAAATTTCCGACGTACTGAATTAGCCCTTGCCCTAGCTACAAGCTTTGGCGTTTTATTCACAGATATATTAGTGGGTGTAGCTATTGCTGTGGGATTATCTATATTAGATTTATTTGCTCGTGTTGCTCATCCCCACGACGCAGTTTTAGGGGAAGTACGAGGAATGCCAGGATTGCATGATATCGCTGATTGGAGCGACACTAAAACCATTCCTGGATTAGTGCTATATCGTTATGATGCGCCGCTATGCTTTGCCAATGTAGAAGATTTTAAGCGGCGAGCAATGGAGGCCATCGAAGCAGAAATTGAGCCGGTAGAGTGGTTCGTTTTAGACACAGAGGCAATTGTAGAATTAGATATTACTGCGGTGGATACTTTAGAAGAATTTTATAATGAACTGAAACAGCGAAATATTACCTTAGCGATGGCACGAGTGAAACAAGATTTATATGTACAACTTCAACGCTCTGGACTTTTAACATTAATAAGTTCTGATCATGTTTATTTTACTCTTCATACTGCCATCATAGGATTTTATGAGCGGCACGAAACAGAAAATTGA
- the miaB gene encoding tRNA (N6-isopentenyl adenosine(37)-C2)-methylthiotransferase MiaB, translating to MTTSERRYHITTFGCQMNKADSERMAGILEDLGYQWSEDPNEADLVLYNTCTIRDNAEQKVYSYLGRQAKRKHEKPDLTLIVAGCVAQQEGEKLLRRVPELDLVMGPQYANLLQDLLKQVEDGHQIVATEPIHIVEDITKPRRESRVSAWVNVIYGCNERCSYCVVPNVRGVEQSRTPQAIRAEMEELGRQGYKEITLLGQNIDAYGRDLPGVTATGRHLHTLTDLLYYVNDVPGIERIRFATSHPRYFTERLIVACKELPKVCEHFHIPFQSGDNQILKAMKRGYTQEKYRQIIEKIRSLMPDASISADAIVGFPGETEEQFENTLKLVDDIGFDQLNTAAYSPRPGTPAALWDNQLSEEVKSDRLQRLNHLVGIKAAERSQRYLGRTEEVLVEEVNPKNPTQVMGRTRGNRLTFFEGDINQLKGQIVSVKITEVRPFSLSGKIV from the coding sequence ATGACTACTTCAGAACGCCGTTACCATATCACCACCTTTGGCTGTCAGATGAATAAAGCTGACTCAGAACGTATGGCAGGCATACTAGAAGACCTGGGCTATCAGTGGTCAGAAGACCCCAATGAGGCAGATCTCGTTCTTTATAACACCTGCACCATTCGGGATAATGCCGAACAAAAAGTCTATTCTTATTTGGGTCGTCAAGCCAAGCGCAAACACGAAAAACCCGACTTAACCCTCATTGTAGCCGGTTGCGTGGCTCAACAAGAAGGAGAAAAACTGCTGCGGCGAGTACCTGAATTAGATTTAGTCATGGGGCCTCAATATGCCAACCTACTACAAGACTTATTAAAACAGGTAGAAGATGGCCATCAAATTGTCGCCACTGAACCCATTCACATCGTTGAAGATATTACTAAACCCCGTCGAGAAAGTCGCGTTAGCGCTTGGGTAAACGTTATCTATGGCTGTAACGAACGCTGTAGCTATTGTGTTGTCCCTAACGTCCGAGGGGTAGAACAATCTCGCACTCCCCAAGCTATTCGCGCGGAAATGGAAGAATTAGGCAGACAGGGATATAAAGAAATTACTTTACTCGGACAAAATATTGATGCCTATGGGCGAGACTTACCCGGAGTCACTGCAACCGGAAGACATTTACATACCTTGACAGATTTACTTTATTATGTTAATGATGTCCCCGGCATAGAAAGAATTCGTTTTGCCACCAGTCATCCCCGCTATTTTACAGAGCGTTTAATCGTAGCTTGTAAGGAATTACCCAAGGTTTGCGAACATTTTCATATTCCTTTCCAATCAGGCGATAATCAAATTCTCAAAGCCATGAAACGGGGTTACACACAGGAAAAATATCGGCAAATTATCGAGAAAATTCGCTCTTTAATGCCTGATGCGTCTATTAGTGCCGATGCGATTGTCGGATTTCCGGGAGAAACCGAAGAACAATTCGAGAATACCCTAAAACTGGTGGATGATATAGGCTTTGATCAACTGAATACGGCGGCTTATTCACCTCGTCCAGGCACACCAGCCGCACTCTGGGATAATCAATTAAGTGAAGAAGTGAAAAGTGATCGCCTACAACGTCTTAACCATTTAGTAGGCATCAAAGCGGCAGAGAGATCACAGCGATATTTAGGACGAACAGAGGAAGTTTTAGTCGAAGAAGTGAACCCGAAAAATCCTACTCAAGTGATGGGAAGGACAAGAGGAAATCGTTTAACTTTTTTTGAGGGAGATATTAATCAATTAAAAGGGCAAATAGTGTCAGTAAAAATTACTGAAGTACGTCCTTTTAGTTTAAGTGGTAAAATCGTTTAA
- a CDS encoding tyrosine-type recombinase/integrase, which produces MAKATELGIRIYRDSNAGCFDPSLETYRAMVKTGEVPLSYSKESLIEALTLEYQQTPTNAKRNVLSKLRGYSQPINNERQALAFYNTIVASVKSSSAGVYLTALKQVSPLFKNIKRPRYQKPDVEPLSLDQLKAILEAVSGSHYGPLFNLLALTGARPSELLGLRWGKVFLDEGYILIDSQLTKDKKIGPTKNRKSRRVFLSPKASELFRNLKPQKVDPDALVFTNTKGQPISLIGLREVWHKRLKNAGLPRTKLYKLRSTRLSQLLENGYSLAQVANQGGHSINTLITNYAGVVSQIVMKDYF; this is translated from the coding sequence ATGGCTAAAGCAACTGAACTGGGTATCAGAATCTACAGAGATTCTAATGCCGGCTGCTTTGACCCAAGCTTGGAAACTTACAGAGCTATGGTAAAAACTGGAGAAGTTCCTCTAAGCTACTCAAAAGAATCACTGATTGAGGCCCTAACTCTGGAATACCAACAGACTCCGACTAATGCTAAAAGAAACGTTTTGTCCAAACTTCGGGGTTATTCGCAACCAATCAATAATGAAAGGCAAGCACTGGCATTTTATAATACCATAGTAGCTTCTGTCAAGTCCTCAAGCGCTGGGGTTTATTTGACAGCGCTTAAGCAGGTTTCCCCGTTGTTCAAAAATATCAAGCGACCCCGTTACCAAAAACCCGATGTAGAGCCTTTGAGCTTAGACCAACTGAAGGCTATTTTAGAAGCTGTCTCCGGTAGTCATTATGGGCCATTGTTTAATTTACTGGCTTTAACAGGGGCAAGGCCTAGTGAACTTTTAGGATTACGCTGGGGCAAAGTATTTTTAGATGAGGGATATATCCTGATTGACTCCCAATTGACAAAGGATAAAAAGATTGGCCCAACGAAGAACCGAAAGTCGCGCCGGGTTTTTCTTTCACCCAAGGCATCTGAATTATTCCGCAATTTGAAACCCCAAAAGGTTGACCCCGATGCGCTAGTTTTCACCAATACCAAGGGCCAGCCCATTAGTTTAATCGGGTTAAGAGAAGTTTGGCACAAGAGACTGAAAAACGCGGGTCTGCCCAGGACTAAACTTTATAAACTGAGAAGCACCCGATTGTCACAATTGTTAGAGAACGGCTACAGCCTTGCTCAAGTAGCAAATCAGGGTGGTCATAGTATTAATACCTTGATAACTAACTACGCAGGAGTTGTCTCTCAAATAGTAATGAAAGATTATTTCTAA